A segment of the Nitrosospira briensis C-128 genome:
CCGTTGGCGACAGCGATTTCGGCCTGCTGCATGAAGACGGCAATTCGTGGTTGGTGCAGGGAGCCACGCGCTTGATGAAGACCAGTGATCTTGGCGTTTATGGCCTGCACAATGCGGCGAATGCGCTGGCTGCGCTAGCGCTATGCCGTGCCATTGCATTGCCGTTTGAGCCATTACTGCAGGCCTTGCGTGAATTTCGAAGCTTGCCGCATCGAATGGAGAACGTTGGAACCTATGGCGGTATCACTTTCTACGATGACTCGAAGGGTACCAATGTCGGGGCGACGGCGGCAGCGCTGGACGGCATGATGCAAAGCGTCGTTTTGATAGCCGGCGGCGTTGGCAAAGGACAGGATTTTGCGCCTTTGGCAAGGCCGATAGCGGAACACGCGCGGGCTGTGGTGCTGATCGGACGGGATGCAGCCAAAATTGCGAGTGCCATAAATCATTGCGGCGTGCCGCTGCATCATGCATCGACAATGGAAGAGGCGGTACAAAAAAGTTTTTGGCTGGCACAGGAAGGCGATGCGGTATTGATGTCGCCCGCATGTGCCAGCTTCGATATGTTCAAGAATTACGCGCATCGCGCCGAGGCATTCATTGCGGCGGTGAGACGGGTGCAGGCCAGGACTCCAGTCATGAATAATCACGTCACCCACTGATGATCTATCGGAGCCATATCGGGAGCCAGGAAGCGCTACCCCACTTTGATCAGTCCTTGATCTGGTCGGGCATATTATTGCTGGGCCTGGGGCTGGTAATGGTTTATTCCGCCTCGATCTCGATCGCCGAGGCAGGGCGGGGCACCGATGGCTACCCCTCCTATTTCCTTGTTCGGCATGGTGTTTATCTGGTGGTGGGTCTACTGGCGGGTTTGATCGCATTTCAGGTGCCGATGCAGATGTGGCAGAAATATTCCTTCCACCTGTTTCTGTTTGGAGCAGCGTTGCTGCTGCTGGTGCTGATTCCCGGCATAGGCCGCGAAGTCAATGGCAGCCGGCGGTGGATATCGCTGGTGGTCGTGAATTTTCAACCGTCGGAGTTCATGAAGCTGTTCATGGTGTTTTATGTCGCCAACTATACCGTTCGCAAGGCGGTTTACCTCGGGAGTTTTCGTAAAGGTTTTCTGCCCATGCTGATCGTGACGCTCGTTGTAGGTGCGCTGCTGCTGCTCGAGCCCGATTTCGGCGCATTCGTCGTGATTACCTCCATCATGATGGCGATATTGTTCCTGGGAGGAATAAACCTGAAGCTGTTCACCGGGCTGATTGGTTTTCTGATGGTTGCCCTGTTGGCGCTAGTCTGGATCGAGCCTTATCGCATGCAGCGTTTCTTCGGATTCATGGACCCATGGGATGATCCCTACGGAAAAGGATATCAGTTGAGTCATGCCCTGATTGCGTTCGGGCGGGGCGAATGGCTGGGTGTCGGCCTGGGTGGCAGCGTCGAGAAGCTTTTTTATCTGCCTGAAGCGCACACCGATTTTTTGCTTGCGGTGATCGCGGAGGAACTTGGTTTTATCGGGGTCATGACGGTAGTGGTGCTGTTTGCGTGGCTGATAATACGCGCCTTCATTATCGGCCGCCAGGCAGCGATGAGAGAGCGACACTTCCCGGCTTTGGTGGCGCAAGGTATTGGCGTATGGCTGGGCGTGCAGGCATTCATCAATATGGGAGTGAACATGGGTGTGCTGCCGACCAAGGGATTAACGCTGCCGCTGATGAGCTTTGGCGGCAGCAGTATTGTCGTCAGTTGCATTACGCTGGCGATCCTGTTGCGGGTGGACTGGGAAAATCGGCAGTTGATGAAGGGTTATACAGTATGAAAGCGGATGAAAACCTGGATCGTAAACCTGAAGAATTGCTGCATGAGGCCGATGTGGTCTTATGGGCGGTTTCCGATAACGGGACCTGACTTGATCCATACCATTCTCATTATGGCTGGCGGAACGGGAGGTCATGTGTTTCCGGGGTTGGCGGTCGCGGAGCATATGAAGACCGCGGGATGGCGTGTGGTGTGGCTGGGGACCGAAGGTGGAATGGAAACCACGCTGGCACCGCGGCAAGGGTACCGCCTGGAGACTATCCGTTTTTCGGGTCTTCGCGGGAAGAACGTCCGAACCTGGCTGATGTTACCGCTGCGCCTGTTGATCGCATTTTGGCAAAGCGCCAAAGTGATACTCCGGGTGCGTCCGGACGTAGTGTTGGGTATGGGCGGCTATCCGGCCTTTCCCGGTGGCATGATGGCCTCATTGCTGGACAAGCCGCTGCTGATACACGAACAGAATTCCATTCCCGGCCTTGCCAACAGAATATTGGCGAAACTTGCTGACAGAGTGCTGCTGGGTTTTCCGGATGCGATCAAAAAAAGCAAAAAAGTGGCATTTTTCGGTAATCCTGTTCGTAAAGAAATTGGCCGGCTGGAAGCGCCGGAAAAAAGATACGCCATGCGCGACGGGCCGATGAAGTTATTGGTAATTGGAGGCAGCCTGGGTGCGCAAGCGCTGAATAGTGTCGTGCCGCAGGCGTTGAAGCGGATTCCTGAAAAACTGCGCCCGCTGGTAACGCACCAGGCAGGCGCAAGGCATCTGGACGCGCTGAGAAAAAACTATGTTGAGGCGGAAGTGGAAGGCGAGTTGGTCACATTCATTGACGACATGGCGGCCCGCTACGCCGATTGCGACCTAGTGATCTGCCGTGCCGGGGCACTTACTATCGCTGAATTGAGCGCGGCGGGTGTTGCAAGCATTCTGGTGCCATTTCCTTATGCCGTGGACGATCATCAGACATGCAATGCGAAATTTCTGAGTGACAGGAATGCGGCGGTATTGTTGCCGCAAGATGAATTGACGCCGCAAGGCCTGGCCGAATTATTGATGGGGTTCAGCCGTGGAAAACTTATGGAAATGGCTATGAAAGCCCGTGCACTGGCGAACCCGGATGCAACCAGATTAGTGGCGGAAGCATGCATGGGGATGATAAAAGCACAAAAATGAAAGTATCGGAAATGAATAAAACTACCGTTCTTCCATCATGAGGCATAAGGTCAAGCATGTCCATTTTGTCGGCATCGGCGGCTCGGGTATGAGCGGAATCGCTGAGGTGTTGCTTAATTTGGGATATCAGGTCAGCGGCTCGGATTTGTCCGCCAGCGCAACCACTCGACGCCTGAGAAAACTGGGTGCCGTCGTTCACGTCGGTCAT
Coding sequences within it:
- the ftsW gene encoding putative lipid II flippase FtsW — encoded protein: MIYRSHIGSQEALPHFDQSLIWSGILLLGLGLVMVYSASISIAEAGRGTDGYPSYFLVRHGVYLVVGLLAGLIAFQVPMQMWQKYSFHLFLFGAALLLLVLIPGIGREVNGSRRWISLVVVNFQPSEFMKLFMVFYVANYTVRKAVYLGSFRKGFLPMLIVTLVVGALLLLEPDFGAFVVITSIMMAILFLGGINLKLFTGLIGFLMVALLALVWIEPYRMQRFFGFMDPWDDPYGKGYQLSHALIAFGRGEWLGVGLGGSVEKLFYLPEAHTDFLLAVIAEELGFIGVMTVVVLFAWLIIRAFIIGRQAAMRERHFPALVAQGIGVWLGVQAFINMGVNMGVLPTKGLTLPLMSFGGSSIVVSCITLAILLRVDWENRQLMKGYTV
- the murG gene encoding undecaprenyldiphospho-muramoylpentapeptide beta-N-acetylglucosaminyltransferase; translated protein: MWSYGRFPITGPDLIHTILIMAGGTGGHVFPGLAVAEHMKTAGWRVVWLGTEGGMETTLAPRQGYRLETIRFSGLRGKNVRTWLMLPLRLLIAFWQSAKVILRVRPDVVLGMGGYPAFPGGMMASLLDKPLLIHEQNSIPGLANRILAKLADRVLLGFPDAIKKSKKVAFFGNPVRKEIGRLEAPEKRYAMRDGPMKLLVIGGSLGAQALNSVVPQALKRIPEKLRPLVTHQAGARHLDALRKNYVEAEVEGELVTFIDDMAARYADCDLVICRAGALTIAELSAAGVASILVPFPYAVDDHQTCNAKFLSDRNAAVLLPQDELTPQGLAELLMGFSRGKLMEMAMKARALANPDATRLVAEACMGMIKAQK